In a single window of the Magnolia sinica isolate HGM2019 chromosome 7, MsV1, whole genome shotgun sequence genome:
- the LOC131251514 gene encoding prohibitin-3, mitochondrial has product MGSNQAAVSFLTNLARAAIGLGAASTLLSSSLYTVDGGQRAVLFDRFRGVLDDTVGEGTHFLVPLLQQPYIFDIRTRPHTFSSISGTKDLQMVNLTLRLLSRPDVEHLPHIFKTLGLEYDEKVLPSIGNEVLKAVVAQFNADQLLTDRPHVSALVRESLIRRARDFNIVLDDVAITHLSYGAEFSKAVEQKQVAQQEAERSKFVVAKAEQERRAAIIRAEGESESAKLISDATAAAGMGLIELRRIEASREIAATLAKTPNVAYLPSGNNMLLGLNPSLAPGR; this is encoded by the coding sequence ATGGGCAGCAACCAGGCAGCGGTCTCCTTCCTCACAAACCTCGCACGTGCGGCCATTGGCCTCGGCGCCGCCTCGACCCTCCTCTCCTCCTCCCTCTACACCGTCGACGGCGGCCAGCGCGCCGTCCTCTTCGACCGCTTCCGGGGAGTTCTTGACGACACAGTCGGTGAGGGGACCCACTTCCTGGTCCCCTTACTCCAACAGCCGTACATCTTCGACATCCGTACTCGGCCCCACACCTTCTCCTCCATCTCCGGCACCAAGGATCTCCAGATGGTCAATCTCACCCTTCGCCTCCTCTCTCGCCCTGACGTCGAACACCTCCCCCACATCTTCAAAACCCTAGGCCTTGAATACGACGAGAAGGTCTTGCCGTCCATCGGCAACGAGGTCCTCAAGGCTGTCGTCGCCCAATTCAATGCCGACCAGCTCCTCACCGATCGGCCCCACGTTTCTGCTCTCGTCCGTGAGTCCCTCATCCGCCGTGCCCGTGACTTCAACATCGTGCTTGATGACGTCGCCATCACACATCTCTCCTACGGTGCTGAATTCTCCAAGGCCGTTGAGCAGAAGCAGGTTGCGCAGCAGGAGGCTGAGCGGTCCAAGTTTGTGGTGGCCAAGGCTGAGCAGGAGCGGCGGGCTGCGATCATCCGGGCTGAGGGTGAGAGTGAGTCTGCGAAGCTGATCTCGGACGCCACTGCCGCTGCTGGGATGGGGCTGATTGAGCTCAGGAGGATTGAGGCATCGAGGGAGATTGCCGCCACGCTGGCGAAGACACCTAATGTCGCGTACCTCCCCAGCGGGAACAACATGCTGCTGGGGCTGAACCCGTCCCTGGCACCAGGGCGTTGA